The Corylus avellana chromosome ca8, CavTom2PMs-1.0 genome has a segment encoding these proteins:
- the LOC132189100 gene encoding ubiquitin carboxyl-terminal hydrolase 26, protein MSRPTTRSKNKRHRQEDNGDITSEILRKIHTTGEITSDDLSQLYKTWKPVCQGCRVNNKDNPNCFCGLIPPPNGSRKAGLWQKMSDVLLALGPDPSKDLRAAETPAGLTNLGATCYANSILQCLYMNKSFREGIFSVEPDVLRHNPVLDQLTRLFAQLHASRMAFIDSSPFVKTLELDNGVQQDSHEFLTLLLSLLERCLSHSKVSKGRTIVQDLFRGRVSHVTMCSQCGKDSEASSNMEDFYELELNVKGLKNLDESLDDYLSVEELHGDNQYFCESCKTRVDATRSIKLRTLPTVLNFQLKRCVFLPKTTMKKKITSAFCFPGELDMRQRLSEPSQFELIYDLSAVLIHKGTAVNSGHYVAHIKDEDTGQWWEFDDEHVSNLGRHPFGDGSSSSTSKAVGSEPVHPSCTDPRNGVADGHNIDVVQSQSSESSNNSNAEIFSSGDAYMLMYNLRQSRKDREKKQASGASDMKIDTGMVSLYGVPLPSHLCEEIKILNASYDDACQQYELKKEEELGCITKRRQEVRSVLSEAPVRSNEDSFNWISTDWLRQWADNIPPPVLDNMSIQCVHGKVPHSKVSSMKRLSAKAWTMIVSKHDGGPTLTNDDYCMACLVDGARTLVCGDSYRDRRTIMKQIANEAVQGNCVDGAYCVSKSWLQQWLKRKILDAPSEADAGPTAPIRCPHGELMPDQAAGAKRVLVPENLWLFLYEDAVAVNPDDLLECTTFPSDSKQCSQCSDELSEVAVMEDSLRVVKLKQRQNHEKLAMGKSIPLFPHCKNYLVPSSWLSKWRDYINASGKNVSSSVKPETLDGVIDSLKCEKHMRLLERPPELVCKRGTIFQKTDGLTIITENDWKCFCEEWGGTEEKGISAVIEYSYNAGNNLAGSGEEMPLLEEQMASHDEANSDNESRQPVIKTCPEICEECIGEKESCELMQKLNYCNEDIYVLFARDKEAPKSFLEASDTSFEQDRRVSKRSRKTNNGNLINLKVSGSTSIYQLKMMIWESFGVVKENQILRKGARIIDKESATLADMNIFPGDKLWVIDSEIHEQRDIADELSDQKTNVQHIEEGFRGTLLTANISSQVV, encoded by the exons ATGAGCCGGCCAACAACGCGTAGTAAAAACAAAAGGCACAGACAAGAGGATAATGGTGATATCACTTCTGAAATACTGAG GAAAATTCACACAACTGGTGAAATAACCAGTGATGATTTAAGTCAGCTATATAAAACTTGGAAACCAGTTTGTCAAGGCTGCCGTGTGAACAATAAAGATAACCCAAATTGCTTTTGTGGGCTGATTCCACCGCCCAATGGAAGTCGCAAAGCTGGACTTTGGCAGAAGATGTCTGATGTTCTTCTAGCTCTTGGCCCTGACCCGTCCAAGGATCTTCGTGCTGCAGAGACTCCTGCAGGTCTGACGAATCTTGGTGCAACATGTTATGCCAACAGCATACTCCAGTGCTTGTACATGAATAAATCTTTCCGAGAAGGCATCTTCTCTGTCGAACCAGATGTTTTGAGACATAACCCAGTGTTGGATCAACTTACACGGCTTTTTGCACAGCTGCATGCCAGTAGAATGGCTTTTATAGACTCATCTCCATTTGTAAAGACACTAGAGTTAGATAATGGAGTTCAGCAGGATAGCCATGAGTTCCTGACCTTGCTTCTTTCTTTGCTTGAACGTTGTCTGAGCCACTCAAAAGTTTCCAAGGGAAGAACAATTGTTCAGGACCTTTTCCGTGGAAGAGTGTCCCATGTGACGAT GTGCTCACAATGTGGAAAAGATTCTGAAGCTTCTTCAAACATGGAGGACTTTTATGAGCTTGAGTTGAATGTCAAGGGTTTGAAAAATTTAGATGAGAGTTTAGATGATTATCTAAGTGTGGAAGAGCTTCATGGAGATAATCAGTATTTCTGTGAGTCATGTAAAACAAGAGTCGATGCTACTCGCAGTATCAAGCTACGTACATTACCTACTGTACTTAATTTTCAGCTTAAGCGTTGTGTTTTCCTTCCGAAG ActacaatgaagaagaaaatcacTTCTGCATTTTGTTTCCCTGGAGAACTGGATATGCGACAGAGGCTGTCTGAGCCTTCTCAGTTTGAATTGATATATGACTTGTCAGCAGTGTTGATTCACAAGGGAACTGCTGTAAATAGTGGTCATTATGTAGCTCATATTAAAGATGAAGATACAGGACAATGGTGGGAATTTGATGATGAGCATGTCTCAAACTTAGGTCGTCACCCTTTCGGAGACGGGTCTTCAAGTTCCACTTCTAAAGCTGTTGGAAGTGAGCCTGTTCATCCATCTTGCACAGATCCAAGGAATGGTGTCGCCGATGGACACAACATAGATGTTGTTCAGTCACAGTCTTCAGAGTCTAGTAATAATAGTAATGCTGAGATATTTTCATCAGGTGATGCATATATGCTGATGTATAATCTTAGGCAATCCAGGAAGGACCGTGAGAAAAAGCAGGCGTCTGGTGCCAGTGATATGAAAATCGACACTGGTATGGTTTCTTTATATGGTGTTCCTCTTCCATCTCACCTTTGtgaagagataaaaattttgaatgctTCATATGATGATGCTTGCCAACAATATGAattaaagaaggaagaagagttGGGTTGTATCACAAAAAGGAGACAGGAAGTGCGATCAGTTCTATCTGAAGCCCCTGTACGATCAAATGAGGATTCATTTAATTGGATTTCAACAGACTGGCTTCGCCAGTGGGCTGACAACATACCTCCACC TGTACTTGACAATATGTCCATCCAATGCGTGCATGGAAAAGTCCCGCATTCAAAAGTTAGCTCCATGAAGCGATTGTCTGCTAAAGCCTGGACCATGATTGTCTCTAAG CATGATGGGGGGCCAACACTGACTAATGATGACTACTGCATGGCTTGCCTTGTCGATGGAGCCCGCACTTTGGTGTGTGGTGATAGCTATCGGGATCGAAGAACAATAATGAAGCAAATTGCAAATGAGGCAGTTCAAGGGAACTGTGTGGATGGAGCATATTGCGTATCCAAGTCATG GTTGCAACAgtggttaaaaagaaaaattcttgaTGCTCCCTCTGAAGCTGATGCTGGACCCACAGCTCCAATTAGGTGTCCTCACGGGGAACTTATGCCTGATCAAGCTGCTGGTGCTAAGCGAGTTCTGGTTCCTGAGAATCTCTGGCTCTTCTTATATGAAGATGCTGTTGCAGTAAATCCTGATGATCTGCTGGAGTGTACAACCTTTCCTTCAGACTCTAAACAATGTTCTCAATGCAGCGATGAACTATCTGAAGTGGCAGTCATGGAGGATTCTTTAAG AGTTGTGAAGCTTAAACAGCGCCAGAATCATGAGAAATTAGCTATGGGAAAAAGTATTCCACTTTTTCCCCACTGCAAGAATTACTTAGTGCCCTCCTCGTGGCTTTCAAAATGGAGAGACTATATTAATGCAAGTGGGAAGAATGTCTCTAGCTCTGTGAAACCTGAGACTCTTGATGGTGTCATTGATTCGCTGAAGTGTGAAAAG CATATGCGACTCCTTGAAAGGCCTCCTGAACTAGTTTGCAAACGTGGTACAATTTTCCAAAAG ACAGATGGGTTGACAATCATTACGGAGAATGATTGGAAATGCTTCTGTGAAGAGTGGGGTGGTACTGAGGAGAAAGGCATATCTGCTGTAATTGAGTACAGTTATAATGCAGGGAATAATTTGGCTGGGTCCGGTGAAGAGATGCCATTATTAGAGGAGCAAATGGCTTCGCATGATGAAGCGAATAGTGACAATGAGTCTAGACAACCTGTGATTAAGACTTGTCCAGAG ATATGCGAGGAATGcattggagaaaaagaaagttgcGAGTTAATGCAGAAACTTAACTACTGCAACGAGGACATATATGTACTTTTTGCACGTGACAAGGAGGCTCCAAAATCTTTTTTAGAAGCATCTGACACATCCTTTGAGCAAGATCGCCGAGTTTCCAAGCGCTCTCGGAAGACAAATAATGGGAATCTGATCAATTTAAAAGTTTCTGGCTCCACATCAATATACCAGTTAAAAATGATGATATGGGAATCATTTGGG
- the LOC132189780 gene encoding uncharacterized protein At2g24330: MAEEKGVGEVEKKESTATAGATTDTNGIGKKKRRGFLARIWNGIFRLHGDDFEKRLKYISKEEAAVLSRMKRRSLTWRRMIRQLIIFSVIFEVVAVAYAIMTTRAMDLNWKMRALRVLPMFLLPAVSSIAYSAFVSFTRMCDRKDQKTLERLRAERQAKIDELKEKTNYYTTQQLIQRYDPDPAAKAAAASVLASKLGADSGLKVYLGDESQFNAPTGKSSDVEVVQSGGLRNRKQVHTRSNSAGSTQLHHSTEEMPRSEGTEGPQTSEPNQLVVSHHYNQGPAANDGGWIARIAALLVGEDPTQSYALICGNCHMHNGLARREEFPFITYYCPHCHALNRPKQSEEERVSGSSTPKLGRVSGSSTPNLGPVSGSSTPNLGSLRTDNASGSASDSGVTTNSPVRAGLEEIEEVTEKISSEDVASSKADL, encoded by the exons ATGGCTGAGGAGAAAGGCGTTGGCGAAGTTGAAAAGAAAGAATCTACTGCCACTGCTGGGGCTACTACCGATACTAATGGGATTGGGAAGAAGAAGCGCCGGGGATTTCTTGCGCGCATTTGGAACGGTATCTTCAGGTTACACGGCGATGATTTTGAGAAGAGGCTGAAGTACATTTCCAAAGAAGAAGCCGCCGTTCTCTCTAGAATGAAGCGGAGATCGCTGACTTGGAGGCGGATGATCCGCCAACTTATTATTTTCTCTGTTATTTTTGAG gTTGTTGCTGTTGCTTATGCAATTATGACAACAAGAGCAATGGATTTGAACTGGAAGATGAGAGCATTACGGGTTTTGCCAATGTTTCTTTTGCCCGCCGTATCTTCTATTGCTTATTCAGCTTTTGTAAGCTTCACAAGGATGT GTGATAGGAAGGACCAGAAAACTCTGGAAAGGCTTCGGGCTGAAAGGCAAGCAAAAATTGATGAGCTTAAAGAGAAGACAAATTATTACACTACTCAGCAGCTCATTCAG AGATATGACCCTGACCCAGCAGCAAAGGCAGCTGCTGCATCTGTCCTGGCGTCTAAGTTGGGTGCAGATTCAGGCCTGAAAGTGTATTTGGGAGATGAGTCTCAGTTTAATGCTCCAACAGGGAAAAGCAGTGATGTTGAAGTTGTGCAATCTGGTGGGCTCCGAAACCGGAAACAAGTGCACACCAGATCCAACAGTGCAGGGAGCACTCAATTGCATCATTCTACTGAAGAAATGCCCCGTTCTGAGGGAACCGAGGGCCCTCAGACTTCTGAGCCTAATCAGCTGGTAGTTAGTCATCACTATAATCAGGGACCAGCCGCAAATGATGGAGGATGGATTGCTCGAATTGCAGCGTTACTTGTGGGTGAGGATCCAACACAGTCTTATGCACTCATTTGTGGCAACTGTCACATGCACAATG GGCTTGCCAGGAGGGAGGAATTCCCATTCATTACATATTACTGCCCACATTGCCATGCCCTAAATAGGCCAAAACAGTCGGAGGAAGAGCGTGTTTCCGGTTCTAGCACCCCTAAGCTGGGCCGTGTTTCCGGTTCTAGCACCCCTAATCTGGGCCCTGTTTCAGGTTCTAGCACCCCTAATTTGGGCTCCTTGAGAACAGACAATGCCAGTGGATCTGCGAGTGACAGTGGAGTGACAACTAACAGCCCTGTAAGAGCTGGTTTAGAAGAGATTGAGGAAGTCACTGAAAAGATATCCTCCGAGGATGTAGCCAGTTCAAAGGCAGATTTGTAA